The following are encoded together in the Brassica napus cultivar Da-Ae chromosome A9, Da-Ae, whole genome shotgun sequence genome:
- the LOC106351539 gene encoding serine/threonine-protein phosphatase 2A 65 kDa regulatory subunit A alpha isoform-like, whose amino-acid sequence MAMVDEPLYPIALLIDELKNDDIQLRLNSIRRLSTISRALGEERTRKELIPFLSENSDDDDEVLLAMAEELGVFILYVGGLEHAHVLLPPLESLCTVEETSVREKAVDSLCKIGSQMRESDLVDSFVPLVKILAAGEWFAARVSACGLFHVAYQGCTDVLKTELRSSYSQLCKDDMPMVRRAAASNLGKFATTVESSYLVGEIMTMFDDLTKDEQDSVRLLAVEGCAALGKLLEPQECVARILPVIVNFSQDKSWRVRYMVANQLYELCEAVGPDSTRTDLVPAYVGLLRDNEAEVRIAAAGKVTKFCQLLNPELVVQHILPCVKELSTDSSQHVRSALASVIMGMAPILGKDSTIEHLLPIFLSLLKDEFPDVRLNIISKLDQVNQVIGIDLLSQSLLPAIVELAEDRHWRVRLAIIEYVPLLASQLGIGFFDDKLGALCMQWLQDKVYSIREAAANNLKRLAEEFGSEWAMQHIVPQVLDMVTNPHYLHRMMVLRAISLMAPVMGSEITCSKFLPVVVEASKDRVPNVKFNVAKLLQSLIPIVDQSVVEKTIRQCLVDLSEDPDVDVRYFANQALRSIDGAAVAQS is encoded by the exons ATGGCCATGGTGGATGAACCCTTGTATCCCATCGCTTTGCTCATTGACGAGCTCAAGAACGATGATATACAGCTCCGCTTGAACTCCATCCGTCGCCTTTCCACAATATCTCGCGCCCTTGGAGAGGAGCGCACGAGGAAAGAGTTAATCCCCTTCCTGAGTGAGAACAGTGACGATGACGACGAGGTGCTCCTTGCAATGGCCGAGGAGCTAGGAGTTTTTATCCTTTATGTTGGAGGACTCGAGCACGCGCATGTGCTTCTCCCTCCTCTTGAATCTCTCTGCACCGTTGAAGAGACCTCCGTGAGAGAGAAAGCTGTGGACTCGCTTTGCAAGATTGGTTCTCAGATGAGGGAAAGTGACCTTGTCGACTCCTTCGTCCCTCTTGTGAAG ATACTTGCAGCTGGTGAATGGTTTGCAGCGAGAGTTTCCGCGTGTGGTCTGTTTCATGTTGCGTACCAAGGTTGTACTGATGTGTTGAAGACAGAGTTAAGGTCTAGTTATAGCCAGTTGTGCAAAGATGATATGCCTATGGTGCGAAGAGCTGCTGCTTCTAATCTGGGGAAGTTTGCTACAACTGTGGAGTCTAGCTATTTGGTTGGTGAGATCATGACTATGTTCGATGATCTTACTAAAGATG AGCAAGATTCTGTTAGACTGTTGGCTGTGGAAGGCTGCGCAGCTCTTGGAAAGTTGTTGGAACCCCAGGAGTGTGTTGCACGCATTTTACCTGTTATTGTTAATTTCTCTCAG GATAAATCTTGGAGGGTGCGGTACATGGTTGCTAATCAGCTGTATGAACTTTGTGAGGCAGTGGGTCCTGATTCCACAAG GACGGATTTGGTTCCAGCATATGTGGGACTGCTACGAGACAACGAGGCTGAAGTGCGAATAGCAGCAGCAGGTAAAGTGACCAAGTTCTGCCAGCTTTTGAATCCAGAGCTTGTGGTTCAGCACATCCTTCCTTGTGTCAAG GAATTATCAACCGATTCATCTCAACATGTCCGCTCTGCTCTTGCTTCTGTAATAATGGGGATGGCTCCTATCCTTGGCAAA GATTCAACCATTGAGCATCTGCTACcaatttttctttcccttttGAAAGATGAATTTCCTGATGTACGGCTCAACATCATAAGCAAGCTAGACCAAGTCAACCAG GTTATTGGGATCGACCTGCTGTCACAATCCTTGTTACCAGCGATTGTAGAGCTTGCTGAGGATCGTCACTGGAGAGTTCGGCTTGCTATAATTGAATACGTTCCTCTGTTGGCTAGCCAGTTAGGTATAGGGTTCTTTGATGACAAGCTTGGAGCCCTTTGCATGCAATGGCTGCAAGACAAG GTCTACTCTATCCGTGAAGCTGCAGCAAACAACCTAAAGCGCCTTGCAGAGGAGTTCGGTTCTGAATGGGCAATGCAGCACATAGTTCCACAG GTACTGGACATGGTAACCAATCCGCACTACCTACATAGGATGATGGTTCTACGAGCAATATCTCTCATGGCTCCTGTAATGGGATCTGAAATTACATGCTCTAAGTTTCTTCCTGTGGTGGTTGAGGCATCAAAAGACAG AGTTCCAAACGTCAAGTTCAATGTTGCAAAACTTCTGCAATCCCTCATCCCCATAGTCGACCAATCA GTGGTGGAGAAAACAATACGTCAGTGTTTGGTGGACCTGAGCGAGGACCCTGATGTTGATGTTCGATATTTTGCAAACCAAGCCCTTCGTTCCATTGACGGTGCCGCAGTGGCACAATcctga
- the LOC106347153 gene encoding GDT1-like protein 4 has product MSSVLQGFTKSLAMTFVSEIGDKTFFAAAILAMRYPRRLVLAGCVSALIVMTILSATVGWAAPNLISRKWTHHITTLLFFGFGLWSLWDGFKQGGGESEELAEVEAELDSDLKANGKATKDNNSKIEDENKKQNRPFLTQFFSPIFLKAFSINFFGEFGDKSQLATIGLAADENPFGVVLGGIVAQLLCTTAAVIGGKSLASQISERIVALSGGMLFIIFGIQSFLTSVE; this is encoded by the exons ATGAGCTCGGTTTTGCAG ggTTTTACCAAGTCACTGGCGATGACTTTTGTATCGGAGATTGGCGACAAGACGTTTTTCGCTGCTGCC ATATTGGCGATGCGTTATCCGAGGAGACTTGTGTTGGCTGGTTGTGTGTCCGCTCTTATT GTCATGACTATCCTCTCTGCTACTGTTGGATGGGCTGCTCCTAATCTG ATCTCTCGCAAGTGGACTCATCACATAACGACATTGTTGTTCTTTGGTTTCGGGCTATGGTCTTTGTGGGACGGTTTTAAACAAGGAGGAGG GGAATCAGAAGAATTGGCTGAAGTCGAAGCAGAACTG GATTCTGATTTGAAGGCTAATGGTAAAGCTACAAAAGATAACAACAGTAAG ATTGAAGATGAAAACAAAAAGCAGAACAGGCCATTCCTCACACAATtcttctctccaatctttcTCAAG GCATTTTCGATTAATTTCTTTGGTGAATTTGGTGACAAGAGTCAG CTTGCTACAATTGGTTTAGCCGCAGATGAAAATCCGTTTGGGGTGGTCCTTGGCGGAATTGT AGCACAGCTATTGTGCACCACTGCTGCTGTGATTGGAGGAAAGAGCTTAGCTTCTCAAATATCCGAAAGAATA GTTGCTCTTTCTGGTGGAATGCTTTTCATTATTTTTGGCATCCAATCGTTTCTCACTTCTGTTGAGTGA
- the LOC106347151 gene encoding AP-4 complex subunit epsilon, which translates to MEQLKTIGRELAMGSQGGFGQSKEFLDLVKSIGESRSKAEEDRIVLSEIDILKRKLLEPDVPKRKMKEYIIRLVYIEMLGHDASFGYIHAVKMTHDDNLLLKRTGYLAVTLFLDEDHDLIILIVNTIQKDLRSDNYLVVCAALNAVCRLINEETIPAVLPQVVDLLNHGKEAVRKKAIMALHRFHRKSPSSVSHLVSNFRRKLCDSDPGVMGATLCPLFDLISEDVASYKDLVSSFVGILKQVTERKLPKSYDYHQMPAPFIQIKLLKIMALLSSGDKSASEMMYMVLGDLFRKCDSSTNIGNAILYECIRCISCIIPSPKLLEDAAEAISKFLKSDSHNLKYMGIDGLGRLIKISSDIAEQHQLAVIDCLEDPDDTLKRKTFELLYKMTKSSNVEVIVDRMIDYMISINDNHYKTEIASRCVELAEQFAPSNQWFIQIMNKVFEHAGDLVNIKVAHNLMRLIAEGFGEDDDDADNKLRLSAVESYLQIISEPKLPSLFLQVISWVLGEYGTADGKYSASYISGKLCDVADAYSSDETVKGYAVTALMKIYAFEIASWRKVDVLPECQSLIEELLASHSTDLQQRAYELQALLALDARAVESILPLDASCEDIEVDKDLSFLNGYIQQAIESGAQPYVSERERSGGMFETTDYHSQDHHEVTSHALRFEAYELPKPSVPSQASAALVPVPEPSYYSEPHQPISTSSSVSERESSEIKLRLDGVKQKWGRPSYQSSTSASSSTPPQAANGTSIRSDGGGVASSSSSKPRSSYESKKPEIDPEKQRLAASLFGGSSSSSRSDRKSSSGGHKPAKGTANKPATVPKENPIPVPDLLDFDEPTGTSDVAATDPFKELEGLMESSSQDGGGSTDVMGLYSTDASAPVKTTTSVDSLLSELSDSSRGTYHQSQTTKGPNSKEALEKDALVRQMGVNPTSQNPTLFKDLLG; encoded by the exons TACTCAAACGTAAGCTCCTAGAGCCAGACGTCCCCAAGAGGAAGATGAAAGAGTACATCATCCGCCTCGTCTACATCGAGATGCTAGGCCACGACGCTTCCTTCGGCTACATCCACGCCGTCAAGATGACTCACGACGATAACCTCCTCCTCAAGCGCACCGGCTACTTAGCCGTCACGCTCTTCCTCGACGAGGATCACGATCTCATCATCCTCATCGTCAACACGATTCAGAAAGATCTCAGATCGGATAACTACCTCGTTGTTTGCGCGGCGCTTAACGCTGTTTGTAGGTTGATTAACGAGGAGACGATCCCGGCGGTTTTGCCTCAGGTGGTGGATTTGCTTAATCACGGGAAAGAAGCTGTGAGGAAGAAAGCGATCATGGCTTTGCATAGGTTTCATAGGAAGTCTCCGTCTTCGGTTTCGCATTTGGTTTCCAATTTCAGGAGGAAGTTGTGTGATAGTGATCCGGGAGTGATGGGCGCTACGCTTTGCCCTCTCTTTGATCTCATTAGCGAAGATGTTGCTTCGTATAAGGATTTAGTCAGTAGCTTCGTAGGCATTCTTAAACAGGTCACTGAGAGAAAGTTGCCAAAGAGTTACGATTACCATCAAATGCCTGCACCTTTCATCCAG ATCAAGTTGCTGAAGATAATGGCGCTGCTGAGTAGTGGTGATAAGAGTGCGAGTGAAATGATGTACATGGTGCTTGGAGATTTGTTTAGAAAGTGTGATTCATCTACCAATATAGGGAATGCCATCCTTTATGAGTGTATTCGATGTATCTCTTGTATCATTCCAAGTCCCAAGCTGTTAGAAGATGCTGCTGAGGCTATCTCCAAGTTTTTAAAG AGTGATAGTCACAATCTAAAATACATGGGGATTGATGGTCTTGGTCGATTGATTAAAATAAGCTCTGACATTGCTGAGCAGCACCAACTTGCTGTGATTGATTGTTTGGAG GATCCAGATGATACACTAAAGAGGAAAACTTTTGAATTGTTGTACAAAATGACCAAGTCCTCTAATGTAGAAGTGATAGTAGACCGAATGATTGATTACATGATTAGTATCAATGATAATCATTACAAAACTGAGATAGCATCTCGCTGTGTTGAGTTGGCTGAACAATTCGCTCCAAGCAATCAATGGTTTATCCAG ATCATGAACAAAGTCTTCGAGCATGCAGGAGATTTGGTGAATATTAAGGTTGCACATAATCTGATGCGTTTGATTGCTGAAGGATTTGGAGAGGACGATGACGATGCAGACAACAAGCTTAGATTATCAGCT GTAGAATCGTACTTGCAGATTATCAGCGAGCCAAAGCTTCCATCCCTGTTTCTTCAG GTCATTTCTTGGGTGTTGGGAGAATATGGCACAGCTGACGGGAAGTATTCTGCCTCTTATATAAGTGGAAAGCTGTGCGATGTGGCTGATGCATACTCAAGTGACGAAACTGTTAAG GGATATGCTGTTACTGCACTAATGAAGATTTATGCATTTGAAATTGCATCTTGGAGAAAGGTGGATGTTCTGCCAGAG TGCCAATCTTTGATCGAGGAGCTACTTGCTTCACATTCAACAGATCTGCAGCAACGTGCATATGAACTTCAGGCTCTCCTTGCACTAGATGCCCGTGCTGTGGAGAGTATACTACCTTTAGATGCTAGTTGCGAGGACATCGAG GTTGATAAGGATCTTTCATTTCTCAATGGCTACATCCAACAAGCTATTGAGAGTGGAGCGCAACCATATGTTTCTGAGAGAGAGCGCTCAGGAGGAATGTTTGAAACAACCGATTACCATTCTCAAGATCACCATGAAGTTACATCTCATGCTCTCAGATTCGAAGCCTATGAACTTCCAAAGCCATCAGTACCATCACAAGCTTCGGCCGCGCTTGTGCCAGTACCCGAGCCTTCTTATTATAGCGAGCCACACCAGCCAATTTCAACTTCTTCTTCCGTGTCTGAACGAGAGTCATCAGAAATCAAGCTGAGACTCGATGGAGTTAAACAAAAATGGGGTAGACCCAGCTATCAGTCGTCCACATccgcttcttcttctactcctccgCAAGCAGCAAATGGTACCAGTATTCGCTCGGATGGTGGTGGAGTTGCCTCCTCATCTAGCTCAAAACCTCGAAGCAGTTATGAATCAAAGAAACCGGAAATCGATCCTGAGAAACAGAGACTCGCAGCATCCTTGTTTGGtggatcatcatcatcgtcaagATCTGATAGAAAGTCATCTTCTGGTGGTCACAAACCCGCAAAAGGAACAGCTAACAAACCTGCAACCGTCCCTAAGGAAAATCCAATCCCGGTACCAGACTTGCTCGACTTTGACGAGCCAACTGGCACAAGTGATGTTGCAGCGACGGATCCTTTTAAAGAGTTGGAAGGGCTTATGGAGTCTTCAAGCCAAGATGGTGGAGGTTCAACCGATGTGATGGGACTATACTCAACAGATGCAAGTGCACCTGTGAAGACAACCACAAGTGTTGACTCTCTCTTATCAGAGCTGTCTGATAGCTCCAGAGGTACATATCATCAATCTCAAACCACAAAAGGACCAAACTCAAAGGAAGCTCTGGAGAAAGATGCTCTTGTTAGACAGATGGGTGTGAACCCAACAAGTCAGAACCCTACACTGTTCAAAGATCTCCTCGGCTAG